A window of the Streptomyces sp. Ag109_O5-10 genome harbors these coding sequences:
- a CDS encoding acyl-CoA dehydrogenase, translating into MGHYKSNLRDIEFNLFEVLGRDKLYGTGPFAEMDTDTAKSVLEELTRLAENELAESFADADRNPPVFDPETNTAPVPASFKKSYKAFMDSEYWRLGLPEEIGGTTAPPSLIWSYAELVLGANPAVWMYSSGPAFARILFEEGTEEQKKWAQIAVDRTWGSTMVLTEPDAGSDVGAGRTKAVQQEDGSWHIEGVKRFITSGEHDMEENILHYVLARPEGAGPGTKGLSLFLVPKYLFDFETGELGERNGVYATNVEHKMGLKASNTCEMTFGDRHPAKGWLIGDKHEGIRQMFRIIEFARMMVGTKAISTLSTGYLNALEYAKERVQGPDLANFMDKTAPKVTITHHPDVRRSLMTQKAYAEGMRALVLYTASIQDAIMVKEANGEDPQAEHALNDLLLPIVKGYGSEKGYEQLAQSLQTFGGSGFLQEYPIEQYIRDAKIDTLYEGTTAIQGQDFFFRKIVRNQGAALNSLAEDIKKFLALGTGGEELASAREHLAKAAVELEAIVGLMLTDLAATEQDVRNIYKVGLNATRLLLASGDVIVGYLLLKGAAVAAEKLETASGKDKPFYTGKIAAAKFFAANVLPGVTLARKVAADVDLDLMELDEAAF; encoded by the coding sequence ATGGGGCACTACAAGTCCAACCTCCGCGACATCGAATTCAACCTGTTCGAAGTGCTCGGGCGCGACAAGCTGTACGGCACCGGCCCGTTCGCCGAGATGGACACCGACACCGCGAAGAGCGTCCTGGAGGAGCTGACCCGGCTCGCCGAGAACGAGCTGGCGGAGTCTTTCGCCGACGCCGACCGCAACCCCCCGGTCTTCGACCCGGAGACGAACACCGCCCCGGTCCCGGCCTCCTTCAAGAAGAGCTACAAGGCCTTCATGGACTCCGAGTACTGGCGCCTCGGCCTGCCGGAGGAGATCGGCGGCACGACCGCTCCCCCGTCGCTGATCTGGTCGTACGCGGAGCTGGTCCTCGGCGCCAACCCGGCCGTGTGGATGTACTCCTCCGGCCCGGCGTTCGCCCGCATCCTCTTCGAGGAGGGCACCGAGGAGCAGAAGAAGTGGGCGCAGATCGCCGTGGACCGCACCTGGGGTTCGACCATGGTGCTCACCGAGCCCGACGCGGGTTCGGACGTCGGCGCCGGCCGTACCAAGGCGGTCCAGCAGGAGGACGGCTCCTGGCACATCGAGGGCGTGAAGCGCTTCATCACCTCGGGTGAGCACGACATGGAGGAGAACATCCTCCACTACGTCCTCGCCCGTCCCGAGGGCGCCGGCCCCGGCACCAAGGGCCTGTCCCTCTTCCTCGTCCCGAAGTACCTGTTCGACTTCGAGACCGGCGAGCTGGGCGAGCGCAACGGCGTCTACGCGACGAACGTCGAGCACAAGATGGGCCTGAAGGCCTCCAACACCTGTGAGATGACCTTCGGCGACCGCCACCCGGCCAAGGGCTGGCTGATCGGCGACAAGCACGAGGGCATCCGCCAGATGTTCCGGATCATCGAGTTCGCCCGCATGATGGTCGGCACGAAGGCCATCTCGACGCTGTCGACCGGTTACCTGAACGCGCTGGAGTACGCCAAGGAGCGCGTCCAGGGCCCGGACCTCGCGAACTTCATGGACAAGACCGCGCCCAAGGTCACCATCACCCACCACCCCGACGTCCGACGCTCGCTGATGACGCAGAAGGCGTACGCCGAGGGCATGCGCGCCCTGGTCCTCTACACCGCGTCGATCCAGGACGCGATCATGGTCAAGGAGGCGAACGGCGAGGACCCGCAGGCCGAGCACGCGCTCAACGACCTGCTGCTGCCGATCGTCAAGGGCTACGGCTCCGAGAAGGGCTACGAGCAGCTCGCCCAGTCGCTGCAGACCTTCGGCGGCTCCGGCTTCCTGCAGGAGTACCCGATCGAGCAGTACATCCGCGACGCCAAGATCGACACCCTGTACGAGGGCACCACCGCCATCCAGGGCCAGGACTTCTTCTTCCGGAAGATCGTCCGCAACCAGGGCGCGGCGCTGAACTCCCTCGCCGAGGACATCAAGAAGTTCCTGGCGCTGGGCACCGGCGGCGAGGAGCTGGCGAGCGCCCGCGAGCACCTCGCGAAGGCCGCCGTCGAGCTGGAGGCGATCGTCGGCCTGATGCTGACCGACCTCGCGGCCACCGAGCAGGACGTCAGGAACATCTACAAGGTGGGCCTCAACGCCACCCGCCTGCTGCTCGCCTCGGGCGACGTGATCGTCGGCTACCTGCTGCTCAAGGGCGCGGCCGTGGCCGCCGAGAAGCTGGAGACGGCGTCCGGCAAGGACAAGCCCTTCTACACCGGCAAGATCGCGGCGGCGAAGTTCTTCGCGGCCAACGTGCTGCCCGGCGTCACCCTGGCCCGCAAGGTCGCGGCCGACGTCGACCTCGACCTGATGGAGCTGGACGAGGCCGCTTTCTGA
- a CDS encoding M18 family aminopeptidase encodes MSEPSRFDRGHTDDLMSFLAAGPTPYHAVASAAARLEKAGFRQVAETDAWDGTAGGKFVLRGGAIIAWYVPEGAAPHTPFRIVGAHTDSPNLRVKPRPDTGAHGFRQVAVEIYGGPLMNSWLDRDLGLAGRLSLRDGSTRLVDVNRPLLRVPQLAIHLDRSVSSEGLKLDKQRHLQPIWGLGDDVRDGDLIAFLEQESGLPAGSVTGWDLMTYTVEPPAYLGRDQDLMAGPRMDNLLSVHAGTAALAAVATGGADLPCIPVLAAFDHEETGSQSDTGADGPLLGSVMERSVLARGGSFEDRARAFAGSVCLSSDTGHAVHPNYAERHDPTHHPRLNGGPILKVNVNNRYATDGSGRAVFAAACEKAGVPFQTFVSNNSMPCGTTIGPITAARHGIRTVDIGAAILSMHSARELCGADDPFLLANALVAFLEG; translated from the coding sequence ATGAGCGAACCCTCCCGCTTCGATCGCGGCCACACCGACGACCTGATGTCCTTCCTCGCGGCCGGCCCCACGCCGTACCACGCCGTGGCGAGCGCCGCCGCACGGCTGGAGAAGGCCGGTTTCCGGCAGGTCGCCGAGACGGACGCCTGGGACGGCACTGCCGGTGGCAAGTTCGTGCTGCGCGGCGGCGCGATCATCGCCTGGTACGTCCCGGAGGGCGCCGCGCCCCACACGCCGTTCCGGATCGTCGGCGCCCACACCGACTCCCCCAACCTGCGCGTGAAGCCCCGCCCGGACACCGGGGCGCACGGCTTCCGCCAGGTCGCCGTGGAGATCTACGGCGGGCCGCTCATGAACTCCTGGCTCGACCGGGACCTGGGCCTGGCCGGCCGGCTCAGCCTGCGCGACGGCTCCACCCGCCTCGTCGACGTGAACCGGCCGCTGCTGCGGGTGCCCCAACTCGCCATCCACCTCGACCGTTCGGTCAGCAGCGAGGGTCTCAAGCTCGACAAGCAGCGCCACCTCCAGCCGATCTGGGGCCTCGGCGACGACGTCCGTGACGGCGACCTGATCGCCTTCCTGGAGCAGGAGTCGGGCCTGCCGGCCGGCTCGGTCACCGGCTGGGACCTGATGACCTACACCGTCGAACCGCCCGCCTACCTGGGCCGCGACCAGGACCTGATGGCCGGCCCCCGGATGGACAACCTGCTCTCCGTGCACGCCGGTACGGCGGCGCTGGCGGCCGTGGCGACGGGCGGCGCCGACCTGCCCTGCATTCCCGTCCTCGCCGCCTTCGACCACGAGGAGACCGGCTCCCAGTCCGACACCGGCGCGGACGGCCCGCTGCTCGGGAGCGTGATGGAGCGCTCGGTGCTGGCGCGCGGCGGGTCGTTCGAGGACCGGGCGAGAGCCTTCGCGGGCAGCGTCTGCCTCTCCTCCGACACCGGTCACGCCGTCCACCCCAACTACGCGGAGCGGCACGACCCGACCCACCACCCCCGTCTCAACGGCGGCCCGATCCTCAAGGTCAACGTCAACAACCGCTATGCCACGGACGGTTCGGGCCGGGCGGTGTTCGCCGCCGCCTGCGAGAAGGCCGGGGTTCCGTTCCAGACCTTCGTCTCGAACAACTCGATGCCCTGCGGCACCACGATCGGCCCGATCACCGCGGCCCGGCACGGCATCCGGACCGTCGACATCGGCGCGGCGATCCTCTCCATGCACAGCGCCCGCGAACTGTGCGGCGCCGACGACCCGTTCCTGCTGGCGAACGCGCTGGTGGCGTTCCTGGAGGGCTAG
- a CDS encoding DUF6458 family protein, which translates to MGLGGCIILIAVGAILTFATDWHMNGVNLDVVGLILMAVGIIGVATFSSIANRRRVMVPPTTTVVEEERHHHHRDGYGDGYGV; encoded by the coding sequence ATGGGGCTCGGCGGGTGCATCATCCTCATCGCCGTGGGGGCCATCCTCACGTTCGCGACCGACTGGCACATGAACGGCGTCAACCTCGACGTCGTCGGCCTGATCCTGATGGCCGTCGGCATCATCGGCGTCGCCACGTTCAGCAGCATCGCAAACCGCCGGCGCGTCATGGTGCCGCCGACGACGACCGTGGTCGAGGAGGAACGGCACCATCACCACCGTGACGGATATGGCGACGGGTATGGCGTGTAA
- a CDS encoding thioredoxin-like domain-containing protein: MAKRVRVRAPELVGKGGWLNTGDKQYTLADLRGRIVVLDFWTFCCINCLHVLDELRELEERHRDTVVIIGVHSPKFVHEAEHQAVADAVERYGVEHPVLDDPELATWKQYAVRAWPTLVVIDPEGYVVAQHAGEGHAHAIARLVEELEAEHEAKGTLRRGDGPYVAPEPEPTALRFPGKALLLPSGTFLVSDTTRHQLVELAEDAETVLRRIGSGTRGFSDGTAADASFSEPQGLALLDDGSVVVADTVNHALRRLDPVTGEVSTLAGTGRQWWQGSPTSGPAREIDLSSPWDVAVFGGKVWIAMAGVHQLWTYDPETGTVAVAAGTTNEGLVDGPAAEAWFAQPSGLAATADRLWLADSETSALRWIDPDGHVHTAVGTGLFDFGHRDGAAGQALLQHPLGVTALPDGSVAVSDTYNHALRRYDPATGEVTTLATDLREPSDAVLAGDEIVVVESARHRLTRLRLPEEAVRVESVAHRTRRAATEVAPGRLRLDVVFQAPAGQKLDTRYGPSTRLLVSSTPPELLLKGEGADTDLSRELDLNPAVPEGVLHVSAMAASCDDDEANEYPACHVHQQDWGVPVRVTEGGVDRLPLVLAGMDQRP, encoded by the coding sequence ATGGCAAAACGCGTACGCGTCCGCGCCCCCGAGCTGGTCGGCAAGGGCGGCTGGCTGAACACAGGCGACAAGCAGTACACCCTCGCTGACCTGCGAGGACGCATCGTCGTCCTGGACTTCTGGACCTTCTGCTGCATCAACTGCCTGCACGTCCTCGACGAGCTGCGGGAGCTGGAGGAGCGGCACCGGGACACCGTGGTGATCATCGGGGTGCACTCGCCCAAGTTCGTGCACGAGGCCGAGCACCAGGCGGTCGCCGACGCCGTGGAGCGGTACGGCGTGGAGCACCCGGTGCTGGACGACCCGGAGCTCGCCACCTGGAAGCAGTACGCGGTCCGGGCCTGGCCGACGCTGGTCGTGATCGACCCGGAGGGGTACGTCGTCGCCCAGCACGCCGGCGAGGGGCACGCGCACGCCATCGCGCGGCTGGTCGAGGAGCTGGAGGCGGAGCACGAGGCGAAGGGCACCCTGCGTCGCGGCGACGGCCCCTACGTGGCGCCGGAGCCCGAGCCGACCGCCCTGCGCTTCCCCGGCAAGGCCCTGCTGCTGCCCTCGGGGACCTTCCTGGTCAGCGACACCACCCGGCACCAGCTGGTGGAGCTGGCCGAGGACGCGGAGACCGTCCTGCGGCGGATCGGCTCGGGCACGCGCGGTTTCTCCGACGGCACGGCGGCCGACGCCTCCTTCAGCGAGCCGCAGGGCCTCGCACTCCTCGACGACGGCTCGGTGGTCGTCGCCGACACCGTCAACCACGCCCTGCGCCGCCTCGACCCGGTCACCGGTGAGGTGAGCACCCTCGCGGGCACCGGCCGCCAGTGGTGGCAGGGCTCCCCGACCTCCGGCCCGGCCCGCGAGATCGACCTGTCCTCCCCGTGGGACGTGGCGGTCTTCGGCGGCAAGGTGTGGATCGCCATGGCCGGCGTCCACCAGCTGTGGACGTACGATCCGGAGACCGGGACGGTCGCGGTCGCCGCCGGCACCACCAACGAGGGGCTGGTCGACGGGCCGGCCGCCGAGGCGTGGTTCGCGCAGCCGTCCGGCCTCGCGGCCACCGCCGACCGCCTCTGGCTCGCCGACTCCGAGACCAGCGCCCTGCGCTGGATCGACCCGGACGGGCACGTCCACACGGCCGTCGGCACCGGCCTCTTCGACTTCGGCCACCGGGACGGCGCCGCCGGGCAGGCACTCCTCCAGCACCCGCTGGGCGTCACGGCCCTGCCCGACGGCTCGGTCGCGGTCTCCGACACCTACAACCACGCGCTGCGCCGCTACGACCCGGCGACCGGCGAGGTCACCACTCTGGCGACGGACCTGCGGGAGCCGAGCGACGCGGTGCTGGCCGGCGACGAGATCGTGGTGGTCGAGTCGGCCCGCCACCGGCTGACCCGGCTGCGGCTCCCCGAGGAGGCGGTCCGGGTGGAGTCGGTCGCCCACCGCACCCGGCGCGCGGCGACCGAGGTGGCTCCGGGCAGGCTCCGGCTGGACGTGGTCTTCCAGGCCCCGGCGGGCCAGAAGCTGGACACGCGGTACGGCCCGTCGACCCGGCTGCTGGTCTCCTCGACCCCGCCGGAGCTGCTGCTCAAGGGCGAGGGCGCCGACACCGACCTGTCGAGAGAGCTGGACCTGAACCCGGCCGTACCGGAAGGCGTCCTGCATGTCTCGGCGATGGCCGCGTCCTGCGACGACGACGAGGCCAACGAATACCCGGCCTGCCATGTGCACCAGCAGGACTGGGGCGTGCCGGTGCGCGTCACGGAGGGCGGGGTGGACCGGCTTCCGCTGGTTCTCGCCGGGATGGATCAGCGCCCCTGA
- a CDS encoding cupin domain-containing protein, which produces MTSEPVSLGQALASFDELWSPRIVTAVNDYDVRVAKVGGEHLWHVHDHTDEFFLVLEGELHIALREPAGERTVVLPKGSVFTVPRGTEHKPYARVPTEILLFEPTGTLTVGDRHDEVPGHVDATTGHVLT; this is translated from the coding sequence ATGACCAGCGAACCCGTCTCCCTCGGCCAGGCCCTCGCCTCCTTCGACGAGCTGTGGAGCCCCCGCATCGTCACCGCCGTCAACGACTACGACGTCCGCGTCGCCAAGGTCGGGGGCGAGCACCTCTGGCACGTGCACGACCACACCGACGAGTTCTTCCTGGTCCTGGAGGGCGAACTGCACATCGCCCTGCGGGAGCCGGCCGGCGAGCGCACGGTCGTCCTCCCGAAGGGCTCGGTCTTCACCGTCCCCAGGGGCACCGAGCACAAGCCGTACGCGCGTGTGCCCACCGAGATCCTGCTCTTCGAGCCCACCGGAACCCTCACGGTGGGCGATCGGCACGACGAGGTTCCCGGCCACGTGGACGCGACGACCGGACACGTCCTCACCTGA
- a CDS encoding GlxA family transcriptional regulator gives MAQGSSQPTRSTHRVAVIVDAGTNPFEVGVATELFGLPRPELGMSVPPYEVTLCAPSPEVRMNHGFFTLSGVAGLEAVDEADTLVVPGRPDNVVPRGADVLDAVRRAHARGVRIVSFCTGTFALAEAGLLDGRPATTHWRWADAFRELHPRVLLRPDVLFVDDGDLLTASGSAAALDLGLHVWRQDHGAEIANAVSRRLVFASHRDGGQRQFVERPVPEVPDESLGPLLAWAQERLGQPLTVTDLAARAAVSPATLYRRFRAQLGTTPLAWLTGERVALACRLIERGEERLDVVAARSGLGTAANLRARLRRGTGLSPSDYRRRFGPVGREGVRV, from the coding sequence ATGGCGCAAGGATCCTCTCAGCCGACCCGGTCGACTCACCGGGTGGCCGTGATCGTCGATGCGGGCACCAATCCGTTCGAGGTCGGGGTCGCCACCGAGTTGTTCGGGCTGCCGCGGCCCGAGCTGGGGATGTCCGTCCCGCCGTACGAGGTGACGCTCTGCGCGCCCAGCCCCGAGGTGCGCATGAACCACGGCTTCTTCACGCTCAGCGGGGTGGCGGGGCTGGAGGCCGTGGACGAGGCGGACACGCTCGTCGTACCGGGACGGCCCGACAACGTCGTACCGCGCGGTGCCGACGTTCTCGACGCCGTCCGGCGCGCACACGCGCGTGGGGTACGGATCGTGAGTTTCTGCACCGGGACCTTCGCGCTCGCCGAGGCCGGGCTGCTGGACGGACGGCCGGCCACCACGCACTGGCGCTGGGCGGACGCCTTCCGGGAACTGCATCCCCGGGTGCTGCTCCGGCCGGACGTGCTCTTCGTCGACGACGGCGACCTGCTCACCGCCTCGGGCAGCGCGGCCGCGCTCGACCTGGGGCTGCACGTCTGGCGGCAGGACCACGGCGCCGAGATCGCCAACGCGGTGTCCCGACGGCTGGTGTTCGCCTCGCACCGGGACGGCGGACAGCGGCAGTTCGTGGAACGGCCGGTGCCCGAGGTGCCGGACGAATCGCTCGGCCCGCTGCTGGCCTGGGCGCAGGAGCGGCTCGGACAGCCGCTGACCGTGACGGACCTCGCCGCGCGGGCCGCCGTCTCCCCCGCCACCCTGTACCGCCGGTTCCGCGCCCAGCTGGGCACCACCCCGCTGGCCTGGCTGACGGGGGAGCGGGTGGCCCTCGCCTGCCGGCTGATCGAGCGTGGGGAGGAACGGCTGGACGTGGTGGCGGCGCGCAGCGGGCTCGGCACCGCGGCCAACCTGCGGGCGCGCTTGCGGCGCGGGACGGGACTCAGCCCGTCGGACTACCGTCGGCGTTTCGGGCCGGTGGGGCGGGAAGGGGTACGGGTATGA
- a CDS encoding LURP-one-related/scramblase family protein has protein sequence MRFLVRDRLLGFGEDYWIEDERGDKVFLVDGKAMRVRDTFELKDRHGRVLVDFHQKMFALRDTMVIEREGEPLATIRRKRLSLLRNHYRVHLVDGTELDVSGKILDREFAVEYDGELLAVISRRWLHVRETYGVDVVRDDADPALLIAVAVCVIHLADKERDGD, from the coding sequence ATGAGATTCCTGGTACGCGACCGGCTCCTCGGCTTCGGTGAGGACTACTGGATCGAGGACGAGCGCGGCGACAAGGTCTTCCTCGTCGACGGCAAGGCCATGCGGGTGCGCGACACGTTCGAGCTGAAGGACCGGCACGGGCGCGTACTCGTCGACTTCCACCAGAAGATGTTCGCCCTGCGCGACACCATGGTGATCGAACGCGAGGGTGAGCCCCTGGCCACCATCCGGCGCAAGCGGCTGTCGCTGCTGCGCAACCACTACCGGGTCCACCTGGTCGACGGCACCGAACTCGACGTCAGCGGCAAGATCCTCGACCGCGAGTTCGCCGTCGAGTACGACGGTGAACTGCTCGCCGTGATCTCCCGGCGCTGGCTGCACGTACGGGAGACCTACGGCGTCGACGTCGTACGGGACGACGCGGACCCGGCGCTGCTGATCGCGGTGGCGGTGTGCGTGATCCACCTGGCGGACAAGGAGCGGGACGGGGACTAG
- a CDS encoding carbon-nitrogen family hydrolase, with protein MRASLIQIDVNEGESVESRRQRVTALVREQAGADLVVLPELWTTGAFAYEEFATEAEPLEGPTYEAMAKAASDAGVWLHAGSIPERDPDGPLYNTALVFSPSGELAAAYRKIHRFGFDKGEAVLMGAGRELVTVRLPGTTVGVATCYDLRFPELFRGLVDAGAETLVVSAGWPERRRAHWTLLAQARAVENQAFVLACGTAGTHAGVPQAGHSIVVDPWGEVLAEAGAGEEILTVDLDPARVAATREQFPALKDRILGLDPPRHR; from the coding sequence GTGCGCGCCTCGCTCATCCAGATCGATGTAAACGAGGGCGAATCGGTCGAATCTCGTCGGCAGCGCGTGACCGCACTGGTGCGCGAGCAGGCGGGCGCCGATCTCGTCGTACTGCCCGAGCTGTGGACGACGGGCGCGTTCGCCTACGAGGAGTTCGCCACGGAGGCCGAGCCGCTCGAAGGCCCGACGTACGAGGCGATGGCGAAGGCGGCGAGCGACGCGGGCGTCTGGCTGCACGCCGGCTCGATTCCCGAGCGGGACCCCGACGGCCCCCTCTACAACACGGCTCTCGTCTTCTCCCCCTCCGGTGAGCTGGCCGCGGCCTACCGCAAGATCCACCGCTTCGGCTTCGACAAGGGCGAGGCAGTGCTGATGGGCGCGGGACGGGAGCTGGTGACGGTCCGGCTGCCCGGGACCACAGTCGGCGTGGCCACCTGCTATGACCTCCGTTTCCCCGAACTCTTCCGCGGACTCGTCGACGCCGGCGCCGAGACACTGGTGGTCTCGGCGGGCTGGCCCGAGCGGCGACGCGCGCACTGGACGCTGCTGGCCCAGGCGCGGGCGGTCGAGAACCAGGCGTTCGTGCTCGCGTGTGGAACGGCCGGGACGCACGCCGGGGTTCCGCAGGCCGGTCACTCGATCGTGGTCGATCCGTGGGGCGAGGTGCTGGCCGAGGCGGGCGCCGGCGAGGAGATCCTCACCGTCGACCTCGACCCGGCCCGGGTCGCCGCGACCCGCGAACAGTTCCCGGCCCTCAAGGACCGCATCCTCGGCCTGGACCCCCCGCGCCACCGTTAG
- a CDS encoding maleylpyruvate isomerase family mycothiol-dependent enzyme, translating to MSLHPTLQPYADAWTHSIEAISELVTPLVEGEWNRRTPCPGWSVRDVVSHVIGLDCEMLGDPRPIHTLPRDLFHVTNDQQRYMEMQVDVRRHHTAPEMTSELEYVIIRRNRQLRNESRDPGAKVRGPLGSELTLEESMRGHAFNVWVHEQDLRAALGRPGNLDSPGAHIARDVLLGELPAVVAEKANAPRSSAVVLDVHGPVEFMRTIRVDIQGRGTLETAPALGPAATFTLDWETYVRLACGRTTPEAVADRVKAEGEPELTAAILRNFAVTQ from the coding sequence GTGAGTCTCCATCCCACCCTCCAGCCCTACGCCGACGCCTGGACCCACTCCATCGAAGCGATATCCGAGCTGGTGACGCCGCTTGTCGAGGGCGAGTGGAACCGGCGGACCCCGTGCCCGGGCTGGTCGGTGCGGGACGTGGTCTCCCACGTCATCGGCCTGGACTGCGAGATGCTCGGCGACCCGCGCCCCATCCACACCCTGCCGCGCGACCTCTTCCACGTCACCAACGACCAGCAGCGCTACATGGAGATGCAGGTCGACGTCCGCCGTCACCACACCGCGCCGGAGATGACCTCCGAGCTGGAGTACGTGATCATCCGCCGCAACCGCCAGCTGCGGAACGAGTCGCGGGACCCGGGCGCCAAGGTCCGTGGCCCGCTCGGCAGCGAGCTCACCCTCGAGGAGTCGATGCGCGGCCACGCGTTCAACGTGTGGGTGCACGAGCAGGATCTGCGGGCCGCTCTCGGACGCCCCGGCAACCTCGACTCCCCCGGCGCGCACATCGCCCGTGACGTGCTGCTCGGCGAGCTGCCCGCCGTGGTCGCCGAGAAGGCGAACGCGCCGCGCAGTTCGGCGGTCGTGCTGGACGTGCACGGCCCCGTCGAGTTCATGCGCACCATCCGCGTCGACATCCAGGGCCGCGGCACCCTCGAAACCGCCCCCGCCCTCGGCCCCGCCGCCACCTTCACCCTCGACTGGGAGACCTACGTCCGCCTGGCCTGCGGCCGCACCACCCCGGAGGCGGTCGCGGACCGGGTGAAGGCGGAGGGCGAACCGGAGCTGACGGCGGCGATCCTGCGCAACTTCGCGGTCACGCAGTAG
- a CDS encoding cyclopropane-fatty-acyl-phospholipid synthase family protein produces MTVASAPHDDLPPRLTRLTFHGPLSEARATGMVRRLAATRPSTVLDVGCGWGELMLRLLDALPQAQGLGVDLREEDLRRGRRNARARGLTERVRFVRESAVETRRGPADVVLCLGASQALGDGPGPALRELRRLVADGGRVLLGEGFWQRPPTEAELAGMWPGASAGDHHDLATLADLAVAAGFRPEWIETASLDEWEEFESAYQADTEVWLAANPAHPLATETQARLDTHRAAWLTYRGVLGLAYLTLVPTTA; encoded by the coding sequence ATGACAGTCGCCTCCGCACCGCATGACGACCTCCCGCCCCGGCTCACCCGGCTCACCTTCCACGGCCCGCTCTCCGAGGCTCGTGCGACCGGGATGGTCCGGCGCCTCGCCGCGACCCGACCCTCCACCGTGCTGGACGTCGGCTGCGGCTGGGGTGAGTTGATGCTGCGCCTGCTGGACGCGCTGCCACAGGCACAGGGGCTCGGGGTGGATCTGCGGGAGGAGGACCTCCGGCGCGGGCGGCGCAACGCCAGGGCGCGGGGGCTCACGGAGCGGGTGCGGTTCGTCCGGGAGTCCGCCGTGGAGACCCGGCGCGGCCCGGCCGACGTGGTGCTCTGCCTCGGGGCGAGCCAGGCGCTGGGCGACGGTCCCGGGCCGGCCCTGCGGGAGCTGCGGCGACTGGTGGCCGACGGCGGGCGGGTCCTGCTCGGCGAGGGTTTCTGGCAGCGCCCGCCGACCGAGGCGGAGCTGGCCGGAATGTGGCCCGGCGCCTCGGCCGGCGACCACCACGACCTGGCCACCCTGGCCGACCTCGCGGTGGCCGCCGGCTTCCGCCCTGAGTGGATCGAGACGGCGAGCCTCGACGAGTGGGAGGAGTTCGAGTCGGCCTACCAGGCGGACACGGAGGTGTGGCTCGCGGCCAACCCCGCCCACCCCCTGGCGACGGAGACCCAGGCCCGCCTGGACACCCACCGCGCGGCCTGGCTGACCTACCGAGGCGTCCTGGGACTGGCCTACCTGACCCTGGTACCGACGACGGCTTGA